The Janthinobacterium lividum genome has a window encoding:
- a CDS encoding TolC family protein, producing the protein MLFKRTLIMCAVAGVSTACTVGPDYNRPETHLPERYLGQAAVEQRNANAGADFSTWWEGFGDPQLNHLVTLALAQNLDLAQASARATQARAGLGAANAALLPSGAVNAQAARAYSSVETPLGQVLNAQPNFDRYGNAYEASLGVGWELDIFGGLRREREAALAEYQASTAGVAATRLTVAAQTADIYISMRGLQTRLDIARSQVRTQQELLATINLLYGKGLAAELQVRQAEGALAQVKAAVPALEAGLEAAMNAMDVMLGTPPGTHREELATVRPLPAAPQIAPAGSPGDLLRRRPDLIVAERRLAASNARIGIAVSEYYPKLSLSGLIGSATSLSSGHLFTGGASQSAAVLGLRWRLFDFGRINAQIAQAKGQEAEALAAYRLAALRATEDVENAMSNLVKREDQAGILAHGVDSLRLARKSSFAAYQKGVVSLIEVLQADDKLLQASDMRTQAQTESTRAAVALFKALGGGGQLQDAEAVVSR; encoded by the coding sequence ATGTTATTCAAACGTACCCTCATTATGTGCGCCGTCGCCGGTGTTTCTACAGCTTGTACTGTCGGACCTGATTACAATCGGCCAGAAACGCATCTGCCAGAACGATACCTGGGCCAAGCGGCAGTTGAGCAAAGGAATGCCAATGCCGGCGCCGATTTCTCCACGTGGTGGGAGGGTTTCGGTGATCCCCAGCTCAACCACCTGGTCACGCTTGCATTGGCGCAAAATCTGGATCTGGCGCAAGCATCTGCGCGCGCGACCCAGGCGCGGGCAGGACTCGGGGCAGCTAATGCCGCACTCCTTCCCTCTGGCGCCGTCAATGCTCAGGCGGCACGCGCCTACTCATCGGTAGAAACCCCGCTAGGGCAGGTTCTCAACGCACAGCCGAATTTTGATCGTTACGGCAACGCTTACGAGGCCAGCCTCGGCGTCGGATGGGAGCTCGACATATTTGGTGGCTTGCGTCGCGAACGGGAAGCCGCACTTGCCGAATATCAGGCTTCGACAGCCGGAGTGGCAGCAACCCGCTTGACGGTAGCGGCGCAGACTGCCGATATTTACATCAGCATGCGCGGACTGCAAACCCGTCTGGATATCGCACGCAGCCAGGTCAGGACGCAACAAGAACTGTTGGCGACGATTAATCTGCTGTATGGGAAGGGCCTGGCGGCAGAACTTCAAGTGCGACAGGCCGAGGGCGCGCTGGCTCAAGTGAAGGCTGCGGTGCCGGCGCTCGAAGCAGGTTTGGAGGCCGCCATGAATGCAATGGATGTGATGTTGGGCACGCCGCCTGGCACGCACAGAGAAGAACTGGCAACGGTGCGCCCTCTTCCGGCGGCTCCGCAGATTGCGCCAGCAGGATCCCCCGGCGATTTGCTCCGCCGCCGTCCTGATCTGATCGTGGCGGAACGCCGCCTTGCTGCGTCGAACGCACGTATCGGCATCGCGGTCTCCGAATATTATCCGAAGCTGTCCTTGAGTGGACTGATTGGTAGCGCGACCTCGCTTTCCAGTGGCCATCTTTTCACTGGTGGCGCCAGCCAGAGCGCCGCAGTGCTGGGATTGCGCTGGCGGCTGTTCGACTTCGGTCGCATCAATGCACAGATTGCTCAGGCCAAGGGCCAGGAAGCCGAGGCCTTGGCGGCTTACCGGCTTGCCGCCTTGCGTGCCACCGAAGACGTCGAAAACGCGATGTCAAACTTAGTGAAGCGCGAAGATCAGGCTGGAATACTGGCACACGGCGTCGACTCGCTCAGGCTGGCGAGAAAATCCTCGTTTGCCGCTTACCAGAAAGGCGTTGTCAGCCTGATCGAAGTTCTTCAGGCCGACGACAAGCTGCTACAGGCCTCTGACATGCGGACACAGGCCCAAACCGAATCCACGCGCGCGGCGGTGGCGCTTTTCAAGGCGCTCGGTGGCGGCGGGCAACTTCAAGATGCCGAAGCGGTTGTAAGTCGATAG
- a CDS encoding S41 family peptidase: MRYHLCLLQTLSALSIVCASGAFAEAPGISRDEKGAIIASLDSTLNANYAFPDIARKIAPVLQERLKKGDYDSATTKAEFASKLTDDLIKVSGDLHFFVGADAKWIAEFKAKATPALKTKIRKEELSTLEESNFGFDEVARLTGNIGYIRFSYFADPELAYDTAASVMRFVGNTDALIIDLRYNNGGHLEMAQFLASYFFSSEKDQLLFDYYYNEDGKRIQRGQWVLPGLPGKRMVDKPVYILTGSTSFSSAEWFSYALKKLGRATLIGERTAGGAHPVARKPINDDFFVQVPIGQIQDPVDHGDFEGTGVQPDIPSPSIRALPLAHKLALENLAKTDDARRSEFAWLLPSLTAAIERPRVDAGMLTKAAGKYEGRQLILDNGTLYYIWRDRFRVALEPIGPDLFAVEGVSDFRYRLNALRGKVTALERVNKDGSIQRYKRLD, from the coding sequence ATGCGCTATCACTTATGTCTGCTTCAAACGCTGTCGGCCTTGTCCATCGTGTGCGCATCGGGCGCTTTTGCCGAGGCGCCGGGCATCTCACGAGACGAAAAGGGTGCGATCATCGCCTCCCTCGATAGCACCTTGAACGCGAACTACGCGTTTCCTGACATCGCGCGAAAAATTGCGCCGGTGCTTCAGGAGCGCCTGAAAAAGGGAGATTATGACTCGGCGACCACGAAGGCCGAGTTTGCGAGCAAGCTGACCGACGATCTCATCAAAGTCAGCGGCGACCTGCATTTCTTCGTGGGTGCCGACGCAAAATGGATCGCGGAATTCAAGGCGAAGGCCACCCCGGCGCTCAAGACCAAGATACGGAAAGAAGAATTGAGCACGCTGGAAGAGAGCAATTTCGGTTTCGATGAGGTCGCTCGCCTGACGGGAAATATCGGCTATATACGCTTCAGCTATTTTGCCGATCCGGAACTTGCCTATGATACCGCGGCGTCCGTTATGCGCTTCGTCGGCAATACGGATGCCCTTATCATCGATTTGCGCTATAACAATGGCGGACATCTGGAAATGGCGCAATTTCTAGCGAGCTATTTCTTCTCCAGCGAGAAAGATCAGCTGCTCTTCGACTACTATTACAATGAGGATGGCAAGCGTATCCAGCGCGGGCAATGGGTGCTGCCTGGCCTGCCGGGCAAGCGCATGGTGGACAAGCCGGTCTATATCCTGACCGGCTCCACGTCGTTCTCCTCCGCAGAATGGTTTTCCTATGCGCTGAAGAAGCTCGGGCGAGCGACACTGATCGGAGAGCGGACCGCCGGCGGTGCGCATCCGGTTGCACGCAAGCCGATCAACGACGATTTTTTCGTGCAAGTGCCGATCGGCCAGATCCAGGATCCCGTGGACCATGGCGATTTCGAAGGAACCGGCGTGCAACCCGATATCCCTAGCCCCTCTATTCGCGCGCTGCCTCTGGCGCACAAGCTGGCGCTTGAAAATCTGGCGAAGACCGATGACGCCAGGCGAAGCGAATTTGCCTGGCTGCTGCCGAGCTTGACAGCAGCCATCGAGCGCCCGCGCGTCGATGCGGGGATGCTGACGAAAGCCGCCGGAAAATATGAAGGCCGCCAGCTCATCCTGGACAATGGCACGCTCTACTATATCTGGCGTGACCGGTTTCGGGTCGCGCTTGAGCCGATCGGTCCCGATCTGTTCGCGGTGGAAGGCGTGTCCGATTTTCGATACCGCTTGAACGCTTTGCGCGGAAAAGTGACGGCGCTGGAACGCGTGAACAAGGACGGCAGCATCCAGAGGTACAAGCGCCTTGACTAA
- a CDS encoding TetR/AcrR family transcriptional regulator: MIKATTIPGSARGPVDHEVRDQIISAATAHFRLYGYEKTTVSDLAKSIGFSKAYIYKFFESKQAIGELICANCLSEIETDVRAAVDSVERAPEKLRRMFKAIVESSQRLFFDDRKLYDIAASAAIERWQSVRAYEVRIQHMLQEVIRQGREAEDFERKTPLDEAVNAIYLVMRPYLNPLLLQYSLDHAEDAPVQLSSLVLRSLSR; this comes from the coding sequence ATGATTAAAGCAACCACCATTCCGGGTTCTGCCCGAGGCCCCGTCGACCATGAAGTGCGGGACCAGATCATTTCCGCCGCGACTGCGCACTTTCGCCTCTACGGCTACGAAAAAACGACGGTGTCAGATCTTGCCAAGTCCATCGGTTTTTCCAAGGCATACATCTACAAGTTCTTCGAATCCAAACAGGCCATCGGAGAGCTGATCTGCGCAAATTGCCTGAGCGAAATTGAAACCGACGTCAGGGCGGCCGTTGACAGCGTTGAACGTGCACCCGAGAAGCTGCGGCGGATGTTCAAAGCGATCGTTGAGTCCAGCCAACGGCTGTTCTTCGATGATCGCAAGCTATACGATATTGCTGCCTCGGCCGCTATTGAGCGCTGGCAATCGGTGCGGGCTTACGAGGTTCGCATCCAGCACATGCTGCAGGAAGTGATACGCCAAGGACGCGAAGCGGAGGATTTTGAACGGAAGACCCCGCTCGACGAGGCGGTGAATGCGATTTACCTGGTCATGCGACCTTATCTCAATCCCTTGCTTTTGCAGTACAGCTTGGACCATGCCGAAGATGCACCTGTTCAATTATCCAGCCTGGTACTGCGAAGCTTGTCAAGATAG
- a CDS encoding zinc-dependent alcohol dehydrogenase, giving the protein MPTTMKAAVVEQLGQPLVLREVPVPVPGPGQILVKTEACGVCHTDLHAARGDWPVKPSPPFIPGHEGIGLVVAVGTGVTEVQLGDRVGVPWLYSACGHCEHCLAAWETVCAEAQFGGYTKNGGFAEYILADPRYVAHIPAGLSAVQAAPIICAGVTSYKGIKETGARPGQWLAVSGIGGLGHLAIEYALAMGLRVAAVDIDEGKLEHARALGAEVTINARQGDPVAALREATGGGAHGVLITAPSIDAFQQGVAMTRKRGTCVLVGLPPGDFPTPLFDVVANCVTIRGSFVGTRQDMAEALAFAATGKVKAGIELQPLSAINEIFSRLEQGKVASRVVLDFSRN; this is encoded by the coding sequence ATACCCACTACCATGAAAGCCGCAGTTGTCGAGCAACTGGGCCAGCCGCTGGTGCTGCGCGAGGTTCCCGTACCGGTGCCCGGTCCCGGACAGATCCTCGTCAAGACGGAAGCTTGCGGCGTTTGTCACACGGACTTGCATGCGGCGCGCGGGGATTGGCCCGTCAAGCCGTCACCGCCGTTCATTCCCGGCCACGAAGGCATCGGCCTGGTGGTGGCCGTGGGCACGGGCGTGACCGAGGTGCAGCTGGGCGACCGGGTCGGCGTGCCCTGGCTCTACTCGGCGTGCGGCCATTGCGAACATTGCCTGGCAGCCTGGGAAACCGTCTGCGCCGAGGCGCAGTTTGGCGGCTACACCAAGAATGGCGGCTTTGCCGAGTACATCCTGGCCGACCCGCGCTACGTCGCCCATATTCCGGCGGGACTGTCGGCCGTGCAAGCGGCGCCCATCATCTGCGCCGGCGTAACGAGCTACAAGGGCATCAAGGAAACGGGGGCGCGGCCGGGCCAGTGGCTGGCCGTGTCCGGCATCGGCGGACTGGGCCACCTGGCTATCGAATATGCGCTGGCGATGGGCTTGCGCGTGGCGGCCGTCGATATCGATGAAGGCAAGCTGGAGCACGCGCGCGCCCTGGGCGCCGAAGTGACCATCAATGCCCGCCAGGGCGACCCCGTTGCGGCTTTGCGCGAAGCGACGGGCGGCGGCGCCCACGGCGTGCTGATCACGGCGCCGTCGATCGACGCCTTCCAGCAAGGCGTGGCGATGACGCGCAAGCGCGGCACGTGCGTGCTCGTGGGCTTGCCGCCAGGCGACTTCCCGACGCCACTGTTCGATGTGGTCGCCAATTGCGTGACGATACGCGGCTCCTTCGTCGGCACGCGCCAGGACATGGCCGAGGCGCTCGCCTTCGCCGCCACTGGCAAGGTCAAAGCCGGCATCGAATTGCAGCCGCTGTCGGCCATCAATGAAATTTTCAGCCGGCTGGAGCAAGGCAAGGTTGCCTCGCGCGTGGTGCTCGATTTCAGCCGCAATTGA
- a CDS encoding efflux RND transporter periplasmic adaptor subunit — protein MLRRRLAFSVVISVLPLALIACGEKKQSDPRNEAPLVRVATVRDATAASRAFTGVIAARVQSDLSFRVAGKVLERLVDTGQSVKRGQVLMRIDPVDLRLAAHAQQEAVAAARARAQQTAQDEARYRDLRGTGAISASSYDQVAAAAAAAQAQLNAAEAQAEVARNASRYTELLADADGLVMETLAESGQVVAAGQAVVRVAHTGRREALIQLPETLRPAVGSAALATLFGKEGAAVPAKLRQLSDAADRQTRTFEARYVLDGELDNTPLGATVTIQILDAQSARQGGMSVPISALYDAGKGPGVWLVQGQPAKVSWRPVTVRSLGDNEAGIAAQLKQGDRIVALGTHLLHEGEQVRVADQSATTAGARP, from the coding sequence ATGCTGCGCCGTCGACTCGCTTTCTCTGTTGTCATTTCTGTATTGCCATTGGCCTTGATCGCCTGTGGCGAAAAGAAGCAATCTGATCCACGTAACGAAGCCCCGCTCGTGCGGGTGGCAACCGTCCGCGATGCGACGGCTGCGTCCCGTGCATTCACCGGTGTCATTGCTGCCCGAGTGCAAAGTGATCTGAGTTTCCGGGTCGCCGGCAAGGTGCTGGAGCGCCTCGTGGATACCGGACAGTCCGTAAAGCGTGGACAGGTGCTGATGCGCATCGACCCCGTGGACCTGCGGCTTGCCGCACACGCCCAGCAGGAGGCGGTGGCTGCTGCACGCGCCAGGGCACAGCAAACGGCGCAGGACGAGGCGCGCTATCGCGATTTGCGCGGAACTGGCGCGATCTCGGCTTCCAGTTATGACCAGGTCGCGGCGGCCGCAGCGGCGGCCCAGGCTCAACTCAATGCTGCCGAAGCGCAGGCCGAAGTGGCCCGTAACGCCAGCCGTTACACCGAACTGCTGGCGGACGCCGACGGTCTTGTCATGGAAACATTGGCCGAATCCGGCCAAGTCGTGGCCGCTGGGCAGGCTGTGGTGCGCGTGGCCCATACGGGGCGCCGCGAAGCGCTCATCCAGTTGCCGGAAACCTTGCGTCCTGCGGTCGGCTCGGCAGCGCTAGCCACGTTGTTTGGCAAGGAGGGCGCTGCCGTTCCGGCGAAATTGAGGCAGTTATCGGATGCCGCGGACCGGCAAACCCGTACTTTCGAGGCACGCTATGTGCTGGACGGCGAGCTTGACAATACGCCCTTGGGCGCCACCGTCACCATACAAATATTGGACGCGCAGTCCGCCAGACAAGGCGGCATGTCCGTGCCAATCAGCGCACTGTACGATGCGGGGAAAGGGCCGGGAGTCTGGCTTGTCCAGGGGCAGCCCGCAAAGGTGAGCTGGCGGCCGGTAACGGTCCGCAGCCTGGGTGACAACGAGGCGGGGATTGCAGCACAGCTCAAGCAAGGGGACAGGATTGTTGCGCTTGGCACGCACCTGCTGCACGAAGGCGAGCAGGTACGTGTAGCCGATCAGTCGGCCACGACGGCAGGAGCGCGCCCATGA
- a CDS encoding cytochrome c/FTR1 family iron permease yields MFSSIKKWLVCYPLVAASLLLAGGAQAQVADQDAGAKQLWQLIDYVAVDYSGAVEHGKVVSEAEYAEMLDFTDNATTQIAALPAHASKAAIAAAIADLRAAVVAKADGVEVKRLAHHANGLLIAAYPIPVAPKVLPNLARGAALYAAQCASCHGVAGGGDGPLAASLEPKPIAFTDGERAQSRSLMALYQVISQGVAGTSMASFGQLSENERWDLAFYIGGMSHDAAASARGEKLWQDDPRAKKLYADLAAVTTLTQEAAAAKLGAEEAQALTAYLRSNPGMAEAHKPAGLALSRLRLAESLAAMHAGDRVGATRLGLSAYLDGFEPIEPMVGARNKSLLLAVENAMLAYRSAVAKGTVADADAAGEKLQQLFTHVEAELGDAKAEPMTTFIGALTILLREGVEALLIVIGIIAFLRKAKRNDVLPYVHAGWASALVAGGLTWVAATYLVTISGASREVSEGLGSVFAALVLLSVGLWMHQKSSAGRWQEYLHEKLTAAMSRRSAWGLFALAFIAVYREVFETVLFYSALAADGNGGALLGGFLVAIVLLVVIAWALLRTSARMPIGKFFSLTSAFVAVLAVILMGKGVAALQEAGWVGVTPVDFMRIDLLGILPTLETLLAQAAILAIIVAGYGWNRVSAGKRKLA; encoded by the coding sequence ATGTTCAGTTCTATCAAGAAATGGCTCGTATGCTATCCGCTCGTGGCCGCCAGCCTGTTGCTGGCCGGAGGCGCACAAGCGCAAGTGGCCGACCAGGACGCCGGCGCCAAGCAGTTGTGGCAATTGATTGATTACGTTGCCGTCGATTACAGCGGCGCCGTCGAGCACGGCAAAGTGGTCAGCGAGGCGGAATACGCGGAAATGCTCGACTTCACGGACAACGCGACGACGCAGATCGCCGCCCTGCCCGCCCACGCTTCGAAAGCGGCCATTGCCGCCGCCATCGCCGACTTGCGCGCGGCCGTCGTCGCCAAGGCGGATGGTGTGGAAGTCAAGCGCCTGGCGCACCATGCGAACGGCTTGCTGATTGCCGCCTACCCGATTCCCGTGGCGCCGAAAGTGCTGCCCAACCTGGCGCGCGGCGCGGCCCTGTATGCGGCCCAGTGCGCTTCTTGCCACGGCGTGGCCGGCGGCGGCGATGGTCCGCTGGCGGCCAGCCTGGAACCGAAACCGATCGCCTTCACGGACGGTGAACGGGCGCAGTCGCGCAGTCTGATGGCGCTGTACCAGGTCATTTCGCAAGGCGTGGCCGGCACGTCGATGGCCAGTTTCGGCCAGTTGTCCGAAAACGAACGCTGGGACCTGGCTTTCTATATTGGCGGCATGTCGCACGATGCGGCGGCAAGCGCGCGCGGCGAAAAGCTGTGGCAGGACGATCCACGGGCCAAGAAGCTGTACGCGGACCTGGCTGCCGTGACGACCCTGACGCAGGAAGCGGCTGCCGCCAAGCTGGGCGCGGAAGAGGCGCAAGCGCTGACGGCGTACTTGCGCAGCAACCCTGGCATGGCCGAGGCGCACAAGCCGGCCGGCCTGGCCCTGTCGCGTCTGCGCCTGGCGGAAAGCCTTGCCGCCATGCACGCTGGCGACCGCGTGGGCGCCACGCGCCTAGGCCTGTCGGCCTACCTGGACGGCTTCGAGCCGATCGAGCCGATGGTCGGCGCGCGCAACAAATCGCTGCTATTGGCGGTGGAAAACGCCATGCTGGCTTACCGTTCCGCCGTTGCCAAGGGCACGGTGGCCGATGCCGATGCGGCGGGCGAAAAGCTGCAGCAACTGTTTACCCACGTGGAAGCGGAACTGGGCGACGCCAAGGCCGAGCCGATGACGACCTTTATCGGCGCCCTGACCATCTTGCTGCGCGAAGGCGTGGAAGCGCTGCTGATCGTGATCGGCATCATCGCCTTCCTGCGCAAGGCCAAGCGCAACGATGTGCTGCCCTACGTGCATGCTGGCTGGGCCAGCGCGCTGGTGGCAGGCGGCCTGACGTGGGTGGCGGCAACGTATCTGGTGACCATCAGTGGCGCCAGCCGCGAAGTGAGCGAGGGTCTTGGTTCCGTGTTTGCGGCCCTGGTCCTGCTCAGCGTGGGCTTGTGGATGCACCAGAAGAGCAGCGCCGGGCGCTGGCAGGAATACCTGCACGAGAAACTCACGGCGGCGATGAGCCGGCGCTCCGCCTGGGGACTGTTCGCCCTGGCTTTCATCGCCGTCTACCGCGAAGTCTTTGAAACCGTGCTGTTCTATTCCGCCCTGGCGGCGGACGGCAATGGCGGCGCCCTGCTGGGCGGCTTCCTGGTGGCCATCGTGCTGCTGGTCGTGATTGCCTGGGCCTTGCTGCGCACCAGCGCGCGCATGCCGATCGGCAAATTCTTCTCGCTGACCTCCGCCTTCGTGGCCGTGCTGGCCGTCATCCTGATGGGCAAAGGCGTGGCCGCGCTGCAAGAAGCGGGCTGGGTCGGCGTTACCCCCGTCGATTTCATGCGCATTGATCTTCTGGGCATCCTGCCGACCCTGGAAACCTTGCTGGCGCAAGCGGCCATCCTGGCCATCATCGTCGCCGGCTATGGCTGGAACCGCGTGTCCGCAGGCAAGCGCAAGCTGGCCTGA
- a CDS encoding MarR family transcriptional regulator, whose product MTKGTPHPAAIDDTVFLGRAVERLSVLIAEQSKTVFDTMGIVIPVRSCSLMTVLATLGTASASDLARELGHSHQLVMQKIPKLLRLGLIQYQNDDNDGRRRLFKPTEEGLSQLAKFEQCTVLIRAAYAGLFAEVGDVRQFVDRAADALNERPLDKRINAPV is encoded by the coding sequence TTGACTAAGGGAACACCTCACCCGGCCGCGATCGATGACACCGTGTTTCTCGGCCGCGCTGTCGAGCGGCTGAGCGTCCTGATCGCTGAGCAATCCAAGACGGTCTTCGATACGATGGGGATCGTTATCCCCGTTCGTTCGTGTTCGCTGATGACTGTTCTTGCCACGCTCGGCACGGCCTCCGCCTCGGATCTGGCGCGCGAACTCGGACATTCGCACCAGCTGGTCATGCAAAAGATACCCAAGCTGCTCCGTCTGGGCCTCATACAGTATCAGAACGATGACAATGATGGCCGGCGACGGCTATTTAAGCCCACTGAGGAAGGCTTGTCGCAGCTTGCGAAATTCGAGCAGTGCACGGTGCTGATTCGGGCGGCCTATGCCGGCTTGTTTGCCGAGGTGGGCGACGTCAGGCAATTCGTGGACCGGGCCGCCGATGCGCTCAACGAGAGACCGCTGGACAAACGCATCAATGCCCCGGTCTGA